A stretch of Cucumis sativus cultivar 9930 chromosome 2, Cucumber_9930_V3, whole genome shotgun sequence DNA encodes these proteins:
- the LOC101207767 gene encoding serine/threonine protein phosphatase 2A 57 kDa regulatory subunit B' beta isoform: MGAQTNTQRSFSKLSKSLPTLKHLFDHDPFTNKPFGLTNIVLQDEILSIISFCSSMALPTTSHELKRFKLTHLFTVIKTSKKPLHRDVLSSVMSLISINLFRPLPPPSPAFPITSSTLAEENEVVVCSTIPSLNWLQLEVVYDILLWLVINIDTQTLEKHIDKTFLLGLLSLFDSDESKERESLKNVFHQMYYKFTKYRSFMRKAMSGVFLEYIFETERHNGIAEMLEIWGSIINGFAVPLKEEHKVFLKRILIPLHKVKGMQSFNKQLSYCVYQFVEKESELGGFIVRKIMKYWPQANSQKEIKLIEELEDLVEKLDPKLYRDLALPFCSHMTKCFKSLNSMVAERALYIWNSEAFVTMVYSAMEEVFPVIIRGMENIITSHWNENIKELAHNVKAILQEMNPILYHKTLHQNRFKYFEATQIHRL, translated from the exons ATGGGTGCTCAAACCAACACTCAAAGATCCTTCTCAAAACTTTCTAAGTCTCTTCCAACTCTAAAACATCTCTTTGATCATGATCCATTCACCAACAAACCCTTTGGCTTAACTAATATTGTTCTTCAAGACGAAATTCTTTCCATCATTTCCTTTTGCTCTTCCATGGCACTACCAACTACTTCTCATGAATTGAAAAGATTCAAACTTACTCATCTTTTCACCGTCATTAAAACATCAAAGAAACCGTTACACCGTGACGTTTTATCGTCGGTGATGTCGTTGATATCCATTAATCTCTTTCGTCCACTCCCTCCCCCTTCCCCGGCTTTTCCAATCACATCCTCGACCCTTGCTGAAGAAAACGAAGTCGTTGTCTGCTCCACCATTCCTTCTCTCAACTGGCTGCAACTTGAAGTTGTTTATGATATCCTCTTGTGGCTAGTAATCAACATTGATACTCAAACACTTGAGAAACATATAgataaaacttttcttctcggACTTCTTTCGCTATTCGATTCGGATGAATCGAAGGAACGAGAGAGTTTGAAGAATGTTTTTCATCAAATGTATTACAAGTTCACAAAGTATAGATCATTCATGAGAAAAGCAATGAGTGGTGTGTTTTTGGagtatatttttgaaacagaGAGGCATAATGGGATAGCTGAGATGCTTGAGATTTGGGGAAGCATAATCAATGGTTTTGCAGTTCCATTGAAGGAAGAACACAaagtttttttgaaaaggatatTGATTCCTTTACATAAGGTTAAAGGAATGCAGAGTTTCAACAAGCAATTGAGTTATTGTGTTTATCAATTTGTGGAGAAGGAGAGTGAGCTTGGTGGGTTCATAGTGAGAAAGATTATGAAGTATTGGCCTCAAGCTAATAGTCAAAAAGAGATAAAGTTGATTGAGGAATTGGAGGATTTAGTGGAGAAATTGGATCCCAAACTATATAGGGATTTGGCTTTGCCCTTTTGTTCACACATGACCAAATGTTTCAAGAGTTTGAACTCCATG GTGGCGGAGCGAGCTCTATACATATGGAATAGCGAAGCATTTGTGACGATGGTATATAGCGCCATGGAAGAAGTATTTCCAGTAATTATAAGAGGAATGGAAAACATTATTACGAGTCATTGGAACGAAAACATTAAAGAATTGGCACATAATGTGAAGGCCATTCTTCAAGAAATGAATCCAATTCTTTATCACAAAACTCTCCATCAAAACCGCTTTAAATATTTCGAAGCAACCCAAATTCACAGATTGTAA